The Engystomops pustulosus chromosome 7, aEngPut4.maternal, whole genome shotgun sequence DNA window cgcggtcagcgcgaccgcggcgtgttaggggttaacacccgcgatcggagaaatctccgatcgcgggtgttagaggagggtgtcggctataatatatagccgacacccgcagcttctggccccggctccattcaggagccggggccagaagtttgacgtactattaccgcatattaccccaccggccgggccccccccccctagtgtcttagagtccgggccccatagggcagtaccagttgtactgccctatcggcggccctgcttGTAATACTCCATGGGTTGGTGTTGTAAACACATTACTTAAAAAGGTTGCTTTGATGGGACATGTAGAACTTAAAGCACTGTCTAGGTTTGAAGTAGGGGTGTCTTATGTTTTCCAAGTACAACCATGGGTAATTTGAAGTGGCACTTATAAGAAACCAGTTCCACATTCCACATGTGATTATGGAAATATAAAAGAATGCGATCCAATGAGGATCCCTGTCCTTTATGCAAAATAGCGACCCATTACAATCATGTGGTTGTCCTTCAGTCTGATTTTTAATTTGGTCATATCTGCACCCCCAATATTACTCCAATGGTTAGGCAAATCACTATATATCAAGAAACTGCTTGTAATTAATGTATTATTTCTGAACAGAATGCATTCTAGAGTTTTTTTTCCTGTTCTTTTCTGTATTTCAGTTTTAAGAATTTTGATATTCAAGattcacacaagtgcacggttGACTGGCTACTTATTGGTCCCTCTTCAAAAAGAGAAGGATATAAAGTCTGCGGATCTACCATCCCTCCAGCCTTCATTTCATTGCGAGATCATGTTTGGATGTTCTTTCATTCAGATCCGTCAAGTTCAGGGCAGTCTCAGGGATTCCGTCTCTCATATATTAGAGGTATGGATGATTGTATTTAAGGAAATATCTTTTTACCGTAGCCTAGGAAGCTTCAAATTTGTTATAAGTATCTGTCTGTAGATCAAGCTGTGCCCTGTATTTAAGAGACtgaaacaaaccctcagctgtgagaaagaAGTGGTTTACATAGTTTAAAGGACCTActattttaatgaattaattttgtCTATAGTAGTGATGATAAAGCATTGATAGCAGCCCCAGTTACTCATATACGAGCAAATAATCAAATTTTTTTCTGATATGCTGTGACATATTTTGACTACACACTTTCATTTTTTGGATGTAACAATGTTATCATTACTCACTGAAAATAAATAATTGTCCCCATGTTGCCATACACCCTGGAACAATTATAGGATCATGCAGTCATACATTACCACACTAAGCCTCCCCAACCCACAGCACCACAGCAATTGCAGCCCCCATGAAACATTGCACACAATTGGGTAAAAATTGGGCAACTGGACTGGATAGAATGATGAATATTTGTGATCAGTTTATGTAGTGCAGTACTGCATTGCAAATAATCTGTCGTTACTGTGGTGTTGTAACTGTGAGGCCTTTAGCATGGGGTCCCAGTATTATTAGGATGTTGTGAAATTAAACAATTTTAGGACTGAGAACCATAATCGCCATTTTATAcatgtttactagagatgagcgagcactaaaatgctcgggtactcgttattcgagacaaacttttcccgatgctcgagtgctcgtctcgaataacgaaccccattgaagtcaatgggagactcgagcatttttcaaggggaccaaggctctgcacagggaagcttggccaaacacctgggaacctcagaaaaggatggaaacaccacggaaatggacaggaaacagcaggggcagcatgcatggatgcctctgaggctgcttaatcgcaccattatgccaaaattatgggcaacagcatggccatgacagagtgacagaatgaagctagatagcatctaaaacatccaataattgaccctgacagcggcagcaggctagagagtgtcatggcgacataccctaaatggactcaggcttcaaaccaatgggtggcagagaggaaccaaaggaggtgagcaagaagcgctcaaataatatcggtacatgataaaagtttgccagtatattttgtggattacacagcagggtggcgacaaagttaacaagtttgatgtggaagccatgaaaacaacccaaatttgtgcctgacacacctcgtttgataaggggacgatgtatggaggcagctatatggacgacttttggaggtagcaatggagacaacgtgtggaggctgctatggagacaatttaatttggatagtgcctgtatgtggcagtccaaaaaagttttcaaaccagaggagcaggtaggtggccctccagaaaaattaaatgtataaagtactatagctagagccagtgggccctgtcaaaaaatagccagtttcctctgctttagtgtacaaagaggaggagaaggaggaaaatgaggaggaggaggagtgcataaattattcaggttgagcttccttcacctggtggagattggaaattatgagaaatccaggctttattcatcttaataagcctcAGCCTGaaagcgctgtcagtcgacaggcgtgtacgcttatcggtgatgatgccaccagctgcactgaaaacccgctcggacacgacgctagcagcagggcaggcaagaacctccaaggcgtacagcgccagttcgtgccacatgtccagctttgaaacccagtagttgtagggagctgtgtgatcatttaggacgatggtatggtcagctacgtactccctcaccatctttctgtaaagatcagccctactctgccgagactggggacaggtgacagtgtcttgctggggtgacataaagctggcaaaagccttgtaaagcgtacccttgccagtgctggacaagctgcctgctcgcctactctccctcgctacttgtcccgcagaactacgcactctgccgctagcactgtcagaagggaaatgctgtttcagcttgtgcaccagggcctgctggtattcatgcattctcacactcctttcctctccagggatgagagtggaaagattttgcttgtaccgtgggtccaggagagtgaatacccagtaatcggtgctggaataaattctttgaacgtgagggtcacgggataggcagcctagcatgaaatctgccatatgcgccagagtcccaacgcgcaagaattcactcccctcactggcctgactgtccatttcctcctcctccaactcctcttcttctgcccatacacgctgaacagtgaaggtctgagcaatgctcccctcttgtgtctcgccaacattctcctcctcttcctcctcatcctcctccacctcctccgatatgcgctgagaaacagacctgagggtgctttggctatcaacaagggaatcttcttcccccgtctcttgtgacgagcgcaaagcttccgacttcatgctgatcagagagtttttcaacaggccaagcagcgggatggtgaggctgatgatggcggcatcgccactgaccatctgtgttgactcctcaaagttactcagcacctgacagatatcagacatccacgtccactcctcattgtagacttgaggaagctgactgacctgactaccagttctggtggaagttgacatctggcagtctacaatcgctctgcgctgctggtaaactctggataacatggttaatgttgaattccacctcgtgggcacgtcccacaacagtcggtgagcgggcagttggaggcggcgctgcgctgccctgagagtggcagcatctgtgctggacttcctgaaatgcgcacagatgcggcgcaccttcgtgagcaaatctgacagattggggtatgtcttgaggaaacgctgaactatcagatttaacacatgggccaggcatggcacatgtgtcagtctgccgagttgcagagccgccaccaggttacggccgttgtcacacacaaccatgcctggcttcaggttcagcggtgccagccacagatcagtctgcgccgtgatgccctgtaatagttcttgggcggtgtgccttttatcgcctaggctcagcagtttgagcaccgcctgctgtcgcttagcgacggcactgctgctgtgcctagagctagcgactgatggcgccatgcccacggatggtagttcggaggtggaggaggggtgggaggaggaggaggcatagtaggcctttgagacctggaccgaggtaggccccgcaatcctcggcgtcggcagtatatgaccagccccagggtcagactcggtcccagcctccaccaagttaacccaatgtgccgtcagcgatatatagtggccctgcccggcagcactcgtccacgtgtccgtggtcaggtggaccttgtcagaaacggcgttggtcagggcacggatgatgttgtctgacacgtgctggtgcagggctgggacggcacatcgggaaaagtagtggcggctggggaccgaataccgaggggcggccgccgccatgaggttgcgaaaggcctcagtctctactagcctatagggcagcatctccaggctaagcaatctggagatgtggacattaagggcttgggcgtgcgggtgggttgcactatattttcttttccgctccagcgtctggggtatggagagctgaacgctggtggatgctgtggaggatcgtggaggcgacgatggggtttttgtggcagggtcctgggcagggggctgactatcagctgacacaggggaaggagcagtggtgtgcacggccggaggtgaacgggcttggtgccactgattcgggtgtttagcattcatatgcctgcgcatactggtggtagttaagctagtagtggtggaacccctgctgatcctggtttggcaaaggttgcacaccacagtccgtcggtcatacggtgtttccttaaagaacctccagacttctgaaaatctagccctcaccgcgggagacctcgccacgggagcttcactacgtgacacatttggcgctgatgcaccagctctggccctgcctctccgtctggccccaccactgcctcttccaacctgttctggtcgaggactctcctccgtctcagaagcactgtgttcacccggcctctcaacccagcgtgggtctgtcacctcatcatcctccgatccctcagtctgctcccccctcggacttcctgccctgacaacaacttcaccactgtctgacaaccgtgtctcctcatcgtcggacacctctttacacacttcttccactacgtcaagaaggtcatcatcacccacagactgcgactggtggaaaacctgggcatcggaaatttgctcatcagcaaccggacaagtggtttgtgactgtggaaagggtccagaaaacagttcctcagagtatgccggttcaaatgccaaattttcctgggagggggcagactgggggggaggaggctgaggtgcaggagctggaggagtgccgatttcggtgacatgggtggactgcgtggaagactgactggtggacaaattgctcgaagcattgtcggcaatccacgacatcacctgttcgcactgttctggcctcaacagtgctctaccacgagtcccagtaacttcagacatgaacctagggagtgtagctctgcggcgttcccctgctccctcatcagcaggtggtgtctcaccccgcccaggaccatggcctctgacccctgcagtagttggacgcccacgtccccgccctcgtcctctacccctagccctcgggttaaacattttgaaaatgaaagttataacttaaattttttttttacttttttttgtgttttttttttttttttttttgtgttttttagtttttaaaaccaaacgatgctatcctattgctatggctattttctagccaagtatgaaagcacactgctatgccagatgagatgacgctgagttatgaaaaaataaacgtaaaataaaaagtaaatggcagactgtgcctaatttcaatcaaacccctaataaattgtcccacttcggtctttgcgatggatatgtgcgtcactaagcgctaaacacaacggtcgcaagtctcactgcaaattcctcacaatatggtagtagatgcactacagcaaggccagccaccagcagatcaaccagaaataaaatatataacgctattgtaggcctaagtaagccgtttggattctcctatggctattttctagccaagtatgaaagcacactgctatgccagatgagatgacgctgagttatgaaaaaataaacgtaaaataaaaagtaaatggcagactgtgcctaatttcaatcaaacccctaataaattgtcccacttcggtctttgcgatggatatgtgcgtcactaagcgctaaacacaacggtcgcaagtctcactgcaaattcctcacaatatggtagtagatgcactacagcaaggccagccaccagcagatcaaccagaaataaaatatataacgctattgtaggcctaagtaagccgtttggattctcctatggctattttctagccaagtatgaaagcacactgctatgccagatgagatgacgctgagttatgaaaaaataaacgtaaaataaaaagtaaatggcagactgtgcctaatttcaatcaaacccctaataaattgtcccacttcggtctttgcgatggatatgtgcgtcactaagcgctaaacacaacggtcgcaagtctcactgcaaattcctcacaatatggtagtagatgcactacagcaaggccagccaccagcagatcaaccagaaataaaatatataacgctattgtaggcctaagtaagccgtttggattctcctatggctattttctagccaagtatgaaagcacactgctatgccagatgagatgacgctgagttatgaaaaaataaacgtaaaataaaaagtaaatggcagactgtgcctaatttcaatcaaacccctaataaattgtcccacttcggtctttgcgatggatatgtgcgtcactaagcgctaaacacaacggtcgcaagtctccctgcaaattcctcacaatatggtagtagatgcactacagcaaggccagccaccagcagatcaaccagaaataaaatatataacgctattgtaggcctaagtaagccgtttggattctcctatggctattttctagccaactatgaaagcacactgctatgccagatgagatgacgctgagttatcaaaagataaacgtaaaataaaaagtaaatggcagactgtgcctaattgaaatcaaacccctaataaattgtcccacttcggtctttgcgatggatatgtgcgtcactaagcactaaacacaacggtcccaagtctcactgcaaattcctcacaatatggtagtagatgcactaccgcAAGGCCAgctaccagcagatcaaccagaaataaaatatataacgctattgtaggcctaagtaagccatttggattctcctatggctattttctagccaagtatgaaagcacactgctatgccagatgagatgacgctgagttatgaaaaaataaacgtaaaataaaaagaaactgccagactgtgcctaattgaaatccaacccctaataaattatcccacttcggtctttgcgatggatatgtgcgtcactaagcgctaaacacagcggtcgcaagtctcactccaaattcctcacaattggctagtatatgcactgcagcaaggacagccaccagcagatcaaccagaaataaaatatatataacgctattgtaggcgtaagtaagccgtttggattctcctttggctattttctagccaagtatgaaagcacactgatgagatgacgctgagttatgaaaaaataaacgtaaaataaaaagaaactggcagactgtgcctaattgaaatcaaacccctaataaattttcccactttggtgtttgaggtggatatgtgtgtcactaagagctaaacacaacggtagcaagtccccctgcaaattcctcacaatatggtactagctgcactactagtgccagcaagcccagccacaagcaaacaaaaaaaaaaagtataacgttattgtagccctaagaagggctgttgggttcttgttgaatcactcctgcctaacactattctaatagaacaccctaacgctttccctgaccagcagcagctctctccctagcggcatccagacacagaatgatccgagcagcgcgggcagcggctagtctatcccagggtcacctgatctggccagccaaccactgctatcgacgtgtaagggtaccacgtcatgctggatggagtgcagagtctcctggcttgtgattggctctgtttctggccgccaaaaagcaaaacggcgggagctgccattttctcgagcgggcgaagtattcgtccgagcaacgagcagtttcgagtacgctaatgctcgaacaagcatcaagctcggacgagtatgttcgctcatctctaatgtttaccCTATTATTTTAGAAAGAGAACCTAATTGATACTatttgtgtgtattatatatttgTATCATATTGTTTCGTCATTGGAATTTTTTACACTTAGATAACGATAAGCAGTATTTTATGCACAGATCATTAATGGTATACATGGTACATATGTGTTTATTTGATTAATTTAGAAGGTGAACTTAAATTGATGGTATTCATGTGTGTCATTTCATGTGTGGTAACATATTTTATGTATTAAAACAAGATTTACTCGAATAATTTTTACCAGTGCCAGTAACAGTATATATTTTCATATAGTCGTGAAATTGAACAATGTTCAGATTTATTTATATAACCCAAATGTATTTTAAATTTGTGATCCAGTTGCAAAattatattttctgtatataactgtatattaCATTTGGTTCCATAACACATATGACAGTGCCATTATGTTGCATGGGCCACTGGCCAAAACAACTGATTAAATCCCGAAACCTTCTTTTCTTTAAATCCAGTCATCTATGACTCTATGAAATATTAACCATTGTTATTGTTGCATATTGAAATTGAAAGTGCAGTCTGTGTAATTGCATTCTTTTTACTTCACTGCAAAAAGAGTCCATTTTATTTTCCATGAGAGCTGCTTTCTTGTGTATACCTTGGATAACTTCTGTACACTTTATATTCCATTACCATCCTGATTGGGTCTCTGTTCCATGCGTCTCCTTTCACATTTCCCGTTAATATCCATCTGGCAATGGACTGGAAGTGTTGTAAATCACAAGATGTGACTGCATGAAATCTCTTAAGGGAACTGGAATTTGATAGAAATTATCTCTCAAGCCGTGAAGATTAAGCAAAGTACTTGAAGCAATTGTCATTACAATGTAACTACAGTGCTGCTGGTTGATCTAATGGGATCGCCATACAATAAATGCACTTCCTATTGTTGGTTGCCACTGAGGTGATGCGTAGGAGCATCAATGCTGTCTCCATCTTTTTTTCTGCACAGGTCCTTGAATGATGTAGtagtgcatgtgcaacatcccccaccaggaccTAGCACTTTCTACGGTGGTTGTAGACAGCCGGGGCACAGAATACTGGCTGGCTTGTGTGGTAGCGGTGCTTGGTGTTGGGACCAgaggacgggcctacagcctggcaggtctccagcaggtggtgtgtgcaagaataaTGGAGGGAGAGGTTGATGAAGGAGGTTTCTCCCTGAGGCAAAccctgaggtgtatatgggaatccctgggtgatggaggatagGGGGCccatgatggtgaagcagcctgatccaggggtAACGCAAAGGCACGTTGTACAAATCAACacccacagttctttattggaacttcaaCGGTAGGCAACGTGATAACATCAACAGCAGCAGGTTCAGCTGATCACAGctgggttgctcacagcctggtagtaacttcaggctgggctggtagattgaaccgagtccggacagtggacctctgctctgggccttagtctcctgacttgcacAAGGTGTCACGCAGCAGCCTGAAATACTtcctttattaaataaataaataaaaatgaattttatGTATATTTCGTGGTcaagtgtgatggcatcatgtaGAAAATCAATTCTgagatgagatgtaaattgattgtataaagtcaaggaggaggagagttgggGTCTAGATGGGGAGCCACTGTGATttacatcatgcatcggacttcaggagatctggttagtgatgtctctggatgcaggaccatcaataacaGTGCTATCAGAAGGAAGAGAGAGcaagacttcagtgttaaaatctctgcctccttgactttatacaaccagtttacatctcactttaaagtttctCAATGAGACCACCACACTAGGTCATGAAAGGGACATGAACTGGAACATGTACAgcagcttggcaacatactggctGTGGTTtattaatttctgctgacaggttccctttaagtcagagAATTCAAGGTAAGTGGAAGCTGGTGTGCTGATGACCAAGTCTCAAATACCCAGAAATACCTCTTTAATGTGCATGTCCATATCACATAATGTTATCTAATaatgttcttttctttttctataaAGGAAAAATGGGGCTCACTTCATGTCCAACAGATGAATTTCTTTGTGGGAATGGGAAATGTATCCCGAACACCTGGAGGTGCAATTCTGCAGATGAATGTGGAGATAACTCAgatgaaaaaaattgtacaaatccCTCCACTGAGATAAGGACCAGCCTGTGTCCTACAGGAACTTTCCCCTGCAATTTGGCTCGCTCCACGCAATGCTTGTCTAATGAATTGAGGTGTAACTCTGTAAAGGACTGTATGTCAGGTGCAGATGAAGAAAATTGTCCAGAACTTACGTGCGGTGGAAAGCTGAGCAATTTTTACGGCTCCTTTGCTTCACCAGACTTTTTCCGCCCAGATCACAGCCGGTCGGATGTTCGATGCACTTGGTACATAGATACCCAAGACAATCGTCATGTAATTCTTCAAATTGATTTACTTTTGGGGTACAGTGATTATGTCAAAGTTTATGAAGGAATTGGTGAGAGGAGTGATAAACTGTTACAAACCCTTTCATTTCGCAACAACCGCCACACAGTTAGTGCTGAGTCTGCCAATGGCCAGCTGACCTTATCATACCATGCACGTCCGAAAACCATGGGCCATGGTTTTAATGCCACTTACCAGGTTAAAGGTTACTGTTTGCCATGGGAACAGCCCTGTGGAATAGATGACATTTGTTACTCTGAACGCCAGACCTGTGATGGTTGGTGGCATTGTCCCAATGGCAAAGATGAAGAAAATTGTAAACCTTGCCAGAGTAACGAATATCCTTGTGAGGGAGGCAGCGGTCTCTGCTACTCTTACCTTGATCGTTGCAACAACCAGAAAAACTGTCCAGATGGCTCTGATGAAAAAAACTGCTTTACGTGCCAACCAGGGAATTTTCACTGTGGAACCAATCTGTGTATTTTTGAAACATGGCGTTGTGATGGGCAAGAGGATTGCCAGGATGGAAGTGATGAACAGAACTGTCTGGTGATTGTACCTAGAAAGGTTATCACAGCAGCTCTTATTGGAAGCCTGGTGTGCGGTCTACTCCTGGTGATTGCCTTGGGCTGTGCCTTCAAATTATATTCCCTTAGAAGTCGGGAGTACAGGTAAAATTATAAGGTTTTCCACATATAGTATGTTGGCTTCACAGTTAAATTAATTGACTGACACAATTACAACAGTTATTTTTTACTTGCCCCATTAAAGCTATTTATATATAAGAGGCTTCACAGTGACTTTCCAAAGTAAGATAATTGAGGCATATCGTGCAGTTCTGTTCACATTCATTAGTGAaattaatatgcaaatatgttttacagGGTTGGAAATAGAAAACTATGTCTTAGGGCTACCCTAACTAAAGCAGCTCCGTCTACATTTATATCTCACTTtaaagaagcctagtgacatgattgGTCAAACCAGTAAATCTTTTCCAAAGGGAATAGAAACCAACTGTAGACAATGCTGTTTcaatgtactgtgcagtgtaggAAATTCCCAGCAGTGCATgcatggcatttaatattccacatATTTAAGGGGGCCTGCAAAGTCATATCTCCAGATGGAGCTTAGTTTCTCTCctgacatatgcaacatcccccacccggGGCCTAGACTTCTTCGGTGACTGGAGGAAGCTGGGGCCCCGAATACCGGAGTGTCTCGCTAGTGCGACCTAGCACGTGGTGATGGTCACTGTGCTTCGTATCAGGAAAGAAGTCTTCATCCACTGgctagcaggtctccagcaggtggtgtgtgcaagaaaatgaggGAGAGGTTGAATGTGTAGGTTTCTCCCTAGGACAACCCCGatgtgtagatagggatccctgAGGATGGAGGATGGGGCACCCTTGGTGTTATACAGCCTGATCCAAGGATCACTTAGAGGCATGTTGGTAAAGCATAACCTACAGTCCTTTATTGGAAACTTGGCAACGGCCACAACAGCAGAAGACTTCAGCTGGGTAGAGCTTCAGGCTTGGAGAGtaggctgcttcagcagcagagCTGTAGCAGAGTCCTGATTGTGGACCTCTGCTTTTGGCCTGGTCTCCTGGCAGTCCAAGGTGTCAGGGCAGTATGCCTTGCTTCCTCTGCTTCCTGGGATCTTGCTCTCTCTAGAAGGCATGGAACTATCCACCCACAAGAGCCTCTATAACCCTTGTGAGCTGCAAGCTGCTTTAACCAACCAGCTTGCTTCACCCATTACAATGCTACTGAGCATTCTATTGGTCAACAGTATTCACAGACAGAGACTTACAGCTGCATTACGATGATTCCACACTGGAGGCCATCAGTGAGTTGATCACTCTCACAGATTAGCAAAGGAGGAAGATTTGGAGTTCGCCTGCGTGGGTAGGGGTGTTGTACATAGGTTAGTGAAGTGCAACACAGTGCTACTCATGGCAAAAGTCCCACTGTGACCcagataaaaaaatggaaaattcttGTTTTTTTCTACTATTCTGACAAATCCCAGG harbors:
- the LRP3 gene encoding low-density lipoprotein receptor-related protein 3 isoform X2; the protein is MNCSWFIQGDHGDVITISFKNFDIQDSHKCTVDWLLIGPSSKREGYKVCGSTIPPAFISLRDHVWMFFHSDPSSSGQSQGFRLSYIRGKMGLTSCPTDEFLCGNGKCIPNTWRCNSADECGDNSDEKNCTNPSTEIRTSLCPTGTFPCNLARSTQCLSNELRCNSVKDCMSGADEENCPELTCGGKLSNFYGSFASPDFFRPDHSRSDVRCTWYIDTQDNRHVILQIDLLLGYSDYVKVYEGIGERSDKLLQTLSFRNNRHTVSAESANGQLTLSYHARPKTMGHGFNATYQVKGYCLPWEQPCGIDDICYSERQTCDGWWHCPNGKDEENCKPCQSNEYPCEGGSGLCYSYLDRCNNQKNCPDGSDEKNCFTCQPGNFHCGTNLCIFETWRCDGQEDCQDGSDEQNCLVIVPRKVITAALIGSLVCGLLLVIALGCAFKLYSLRSREYRAFETQMTRLEAEFVRREAPPSYGQLIAQGLIPPVEDFPAVSDSQVSMLQNIRTAMRRQMRRHSSRRASSRRRLGRLWNRLFHRPRARGQIPLLTSTLLSQARFGETDSGRSEDTWPSPLTPPETLNTQTQTSSQEEESSDFVHSLHAEPGAAEQLPLNVLLQTCSEPHIQLETELSPAFSDSENPCHSYFNPAIREDPGVALGDMSSAELLDSFYLVPVSERTSAGPSSTTHSHNHNKDPLQLPLKNSGHLDSSVNVEIQVNEQLHSCVSSCHEEPLGVLDNYQHSMVVPTLQTFHPLSENSTSDDESLIIC
- the LRP3 gene encoding low-density lipoprotein receptor-related protein 3 isoform X1 — protein: MHSTARLDFLHHISVICFVNALSPGWVDTTFPFTAACSGELEQHTERRGVIYSPAWPLNYPPTMNCSWFIQGDHGDVITISFKNFDIQDSHKCTVDWLLIGPSSKREGYKVCGSTIPPAFISLRDHVWMFFHSDPSSSGQSQGFRLSYIRGKMGLTSCPTDEFLCGNGKCIPNTWRCNSADECGDNSDEKNCTNPSTEIRTSLCPTGTFPCNLARSTQCLSNELRCNSVKDCMSGADEENCPELTCGGKLSNFYGSFASPDFFRPDHSRSDVRCTWYIDTQDNRHVILQIDLLLGYSDYVKVYEGIGERSDKLLQTLSFRNNRHTVSAESANGQLTLSYHARPKTMGHGFNATYQVKGYCLPWEQPCGIDDICYSERQTCDGWWHCPNGKDEENCKPCQSNEYPCEGGSGLCYSYLDRCNNQKNCPDGSDEKNCFTCQPGNFHCGTNLCIFETWRCDGQEDCQDGSDEQNCLVIVPRKVITAALIGSLVCGLLLVIALGCAFKLYSLRSREYRAFETQMTRLEAEFVRREAPPSYGQLIAQGLIPPVEDFPAVSDSQVSMLQNIRTAMRRQMRRHSSRRASSRRRLGRLWNRLFHRPRARGQIPLLTSTLLSQARFGETDSGRSEDTWPSPLTPPETLNTQTQTSSQEEESSDFVHSLHAEPGAAEQLPLNVLLQTCSEPHIQLETELSPAFSDSENPCHSYFNPAIREDPGVALGDMSSAELLDSFYLVPVSERTSAGPSSTTHSHNHNKDPLQLPLKNSGHLDSSVNVEIQVNEQLHSCVSSCHEEPLGVLDNYQHSMVVPTLQTFHPLSENSTSDDESLIIC